ATGAACTCGCTAGGCGCCAGGGTCATGGTGGTCCAGGGATTGCGGCCCTTGGCTCGGTAGTCCTTCCATTTGAATGTCACGCCATTGTCGTCGAGGGCGATCAGCCGGCTGTTTGAGATGGCGACCCGGTGGGTGTAGCGGCTGAGATAAGCGAGCACCGTTTCAGGCTCACCGTCGAACGGGGGCTTGGCGTGGACCACCCACTTGATCTTACGCAAGGGCGCCAGATAAGCCGCAAAGGCGCGCTGCTCGGCCAGTCTGGCATGGTCACCGAAGAACTGTAGGCGGCCTGCCTTGTGGGCCGCTGCGAGCATTTCCAGGAACCGGCGCTTGAACCGCTGCGAGAGCACGCGCACGTGCAGAAAGAAGCGTGGCCGGCAGGAGATCCAGCGCTCGCCGTCGAGTGAGATCCCGCCGCCTGGCACGATCATGTGAATATGGGGATGATGCGGGAGTGCCGAGCCCCAGGTGTGGAGCACGGC
This bacterium DNA region includes the following protein-coding sequences:
- a CDS encoding IS91 family transposase produces the protein MSREGLEVADIFRAHGPAWRQSQAGHLSLGQLKVMSAIERCRTAALGGHVARCEDCAHVQIAYNSCRNRHCPKCQAAAAKDWLAARQAELLPVTYFHVIFTLPAQIADIAYQNKAEVYGILFRAAAETLITIAADPKHLGARIGLTAVLHTWGSALPHHPHIHMIVPGGGISLDGERWISCRPRFFLHVRVLSQRFKRRFLEMLAAAHKAGRLQFFGDHARLAEQRAFAAYLAPLRKIKWVVHAKPPFDGEPETVLAYLSRYTHRVAISNSRLIALDDNGVTFKWKDYRAKGRNPWTTMTLAPSEF